A window of the Bacteroides thetaiotaomicron VPI-5482 genome harbors these coding sequences:
- the rnr gene encoding ribonuclease R produces MAKKKEKKEKKAGKRMSKKELAALLIDFFHAKPSETLSMKYIFSELHLTTHPQKMLCADLLHDLSDDDYISEIEKGKFRLNNHGTEMIGTFQRKSNGKNSFIPEGGGDPIFVAERNSAHAMNNDKVKITFYAKRKNKDAEGEVIEILERANDTFVGTLEVAKSYAFLVTENRTLANDIFIPKEKLKGGKTGDKAIVKVTEWPDKAKNPIGQVIDILGVAGDNTTEMHAILAEFGLPYVYPKAVETAADKIPAEITPEEIARREDFRKVTTFTIDPKDAKDFDDALSIRPIKDGLWEVGVHIADVTHYVKEGGIIDKEAEKRATSVYLVDRTIPMLPERLCNFICSLRPNEEKLAFSVIFDITEKGEVRDSRIVHTVINSDRRFTYEEAQQIIETKTGDFKEEVLMLDTIAKALREKRFAAGAINFDRYEVKFEIDEKGKPISVYFKESKDANKLVEEFMLLANRTVAEKVGRVPKNKKPKVLPYRIHDLPDPEKLENLSQFIARFGYKVRTSGTKTDISKSINHLLDDIHGKKEENLIETVSIRAMQKARYSTHNIGHYGLAFDYYTHFTSPIRRFPDMMVHRLVTKYMDGGRSVSESKYEDLCDHSSNMEQIAANAERASIKYKQVEFMSERLGQIYDGVISGVTEWGLYVELNENKCEGMVPIRDLDDDYYEFDEKNYCLRGRRKNKIYSLGDAITIRVARANLEKKQLDFALIEK; encoded by the coding sequence TCCGAAATTGAAAAAGGAAAGTTCCGCCTCAACAATCACGGAACGGAGATGATCGGTACCTTCCAACGCAAGAGCAACGGAAAGAACTCATTTATCCCCGAAGGTGGAGGCGATCCGATCTTTGTTGCCGAACGCAATTCGGCACATGCCATGAACAATGACAAAGTAAAGATCACTTTCTACGCCAAGCGGAAGAATAAAGACGCGGAAGGAGAAGTCATCGAGATTCTGGAACGTGCCAATGACACCTTTGTAGGTACACTGGAAGTAGCCAAGTCGTATGCCTTCTTAGTTACGGAAAACCGTACGCTTGCCAACGACATCTTCATCCCGAAAGAGAAGCTGAAAGGAGGAAAAACCGGTGACAAGGCAATCGTGAAAGTAACCGAATGGCCCGACAAAGCAAAGAATCCTATCGGACAAGTGATCGACATCCTCGGGGTAGCAGGAGACAATACAACAGAAATGCACGCCATCCTCGCTGAGTTCGGCCTGCCCTACGTATATCCGAAAGCGGTAGAAACAGCAGCTGATAAGATCCCCGCAGAAATTACTCCGGAAGAGATAGCCAGACGCGAAGACTTCCGTAAGGTAACGACTTTCACCATCGACCCGAAAGACGCCAAGGACTTCGACGACGCACTTTCGATCCGCCCCATCAAAGACGGATTGTGGGAAGTAGGCGTACATATCGCCGATGTGACTCACTATGTAAAAGAAGGCGGCATCATCGACAAAGAAGCAGAGAAGCGGGCGACTTCCGTTTATCTGGTAGACCGCACCATTCCGATGCTTCCCGAACGCCTGTGCAACTTCATCTGCTCCCTGCGTCCGAATGAAGAGAAACTCGCATTCTCCGTCATCTTTGACATTACCGAAAAAGGAGAAGTAAGAGACTCCCGCATCGTACATACCGTCATCAACTCCGACCGTCGCTTCACATACGAAGAGGCGCAACAGATCATCGAAACGAAAACAGGCGATTTTAAAGAAGAAGTTCTCATGCTGGATACCATCGCCAAAGCACTTCGCGAGAAACGTTTCGCAGCAGGAGCTATCAACTTCGACCGCTACGAGGTGAAGTTTGAAATCGACGAAAAGGGCAAACCTATCAGCGTATACTTCAAAGAATCCAAAGATGCCAACAAGCTGGTAGAAGAATTCATGCTGCTCGCTAACAGGACAGTTGCAGAGAAAGTGGGACGAGTGCCTAAAAACAAGAAACCTAAAGTACTTCCTTATCGTATCCACGATCTGCCCGATCCGGAAAAGTTGGAAAACCTGTCACAGTTCATCGCCCGCTTCGGCTATAAGGTACGTACAAGCGGAACGAAAACAGATATATCAAAGTCGATCAACCATTTGCTGGACGATATTCATGGCAAGAAGGAGGAAAACCTGATTGAAACCGTATCCATCCGCGCCATGCAGAAAGCGCGTTATTCTACGCACAATATTGGTCACTACGGACTGGCATTCGACTATTACACCCACTTCACTTCACCCATCCGCCGATTCCCGGATATGATGGTGCACCGCTTGGTTACGAAGTATATGGATGGCGGTCGTAGCGTATCCGAAAGCAAGTACGAGGACCTCTGCGACCATAGTTCGAACATGGAACAGATTGCAGCCAATGCCGAACGTGCTTCTATCAAATACAAACAGGTAGAATTCATGAGCGAACGTCTCGGACAGATTTATGACGGTGTGATCTCCGGTGTAACGGAATGGGGGCTTTACGTTGAACTCAACGAGAACAAATGCGAAGGTATGGTTCCGATCCGTGACCTGGATGATGACTATTATGAATTCGACGAAAAGAATTATTGCCTCCGGGGACGCCGTAAGAACAAGATATATAGTCTGGGAGATGCCATCACTATCCGTGTGGCACGTGCCAATCTGGAGAAGAAGCAATTAGACTTTGCGCTGATTGAGAAATAG
- a CDS encoding pyridoxamine 5'-phosphate oxidase family protein, with translation MKTIVIEDKQRIESIILQADACFVGITDLEGNPYVVPMNFGYENDTLYLHSGPEGGKIEMLQRNNNVCITFSLGHKLVYQHKQVACSYSMRSESAMCRGKVEFIEDMEEKRHALDIIMRHYTKDQFSYSDPAVRNVKVWKVPVDQMTGKVFGLRADEKP, from the coding sequence ATGAAAACAATCGTTATCGAAGACAAGCAACGAATCGAATCCATTATTCTTCAAGCCGATGCCTGCTTTGTAGGCATAACGGACCTGGAAGGCAATCCATATGTAGTTCCTATGAACTTCGGTTATGAAAACGATACTCTTTACCTCCATTCCGGTCCCGAAGGGGGAAAGATAGAAATGCTGCAACGTAATAACAACGTGTGTATCACGTTTAGCCTCGGACACAAACTTGTCTATCAGCACAAGCAGGTAGCTTGCAGCTACAGTATGCGCTCGGAGAGTGCCATGTGCCGTGGGAAAGTAGAATTCATAGAAGATATGGAGGAAAAACGTCATGCACTGGACATTATCATGCGCCATTACACAAAGGATCAGTTCAGCTATTCCGATCCTGCCGTACGGAATGTCAAAGTATGGAAAGTACCTGTAGATCAGATGACAGGAAAAGTTTTCGGTCTGCGGGCAGACGAAAAGCCATGA
- a CDS encoding CotH kinase family protein, with the protein MQNKTLGILMIILLLFSACKDEETPLSSTKQLISYSIQKSDNQGKIKNDVRGSIKGNVITLSMDQYDDLKSLIATFKYEGTSVSVNGVGQESGITSNDFSRPLMILVEAEDGSREQYTVEVVLKDAQVLSEFRFLRKDNALLTADVSCTIEDETIVSSYTFPQSKLIPVFMTDAVKVMVDDVEQVSGVTEIDFASPVTYQFVMRNGEVVRYILTLDFILIPQFTITTEDPSITEIPSKDYYLNATLTVDGKGIYENYTGKTEVKGRGNSTWGYPKKPYRLKLDKKSEICGLGKAKNYVLLANHIDPTLMLNSVAFKVGQLLNIPFTNHAIPVDVVLNGKYKGSYLLTEQIEIKENRVDLDENNSVMWELDSYFDEDPKFKSEAFNLPVMVKDPDLTTEQFEYWKKDFNAFTVQFAKEPLEGNMYVDMIDIESVAKYLITFNLVHNMEINHPKSIFIHKEGKGKYVMGPIWDFDWAYDYEGKETHFRSYETPLFSDDMNGVGTAFFQRFLQDSRVRKLYKNFWQDFKSNKLNELLQYIDDQAKLIKPSVTRNSELWENTRSFDAKVIELKNWLKNRAEYIDGEVNQY; encoded by the coding sequence ATGCAAAACAAGACGTTAGGGATTCTGATGATTATTCTCCTGCTGTTTTCTGCCTGTAAAGATGAAGAAACTCCTCTCTCTTCAACGAAGCAATTAATCAGCTATTCGATTCAGAAGAGTGACAATCAAGGTAAAATTAAGAATGACGTGAGAGGTTCCATTAAAGGGAATGTGATAACGCTGTCAATGGATCAATATGATGACCTGAAGTCATTGATTGCTACATTCAAGTATGAAGGAACGTCTGTAAGCGTGAATGGAGTCGGGCAGGAATCCGGCATCACTTCGAATGATTTTTCCCGGCCGCTGATGATTCTCGTAGAAGCAGAAGACGGCAGCAGGGAACAATATACAGTCGAAGTTGTCTTGAAAGATGCGCAGGTGTTATCCGAATTTCGCTTTTTGAGAAAAGATAATGCTTTGCTGACTGCTGATGTTTCATGTACGATTGAAGATGAGACTATTGTATCTTCCTACACATTCCCACAATCGAAACTGATTCCTGTCTTTATGACTGATGCCGTGAAAGTAATGGTAGATGATGTAGAACAGGTCAGCGGTGTGACGGAAATTGATTTCGCCTCTCCGGTCACTTATCAGTTTGTGATGCGGAATGGAGAAGTAGTCCGATACATCCTGACGCTGGACTTTATCCTGATTCCTCAGTTTACGATCACGACAGAAGACCCTAGTATAACGGAAATACCAAGTAAGGATTATTATTTGAATGCGACTCTCACCGTGGATGGCAAGGGGATTTATGAGAACTATACAGGCAAGACAGAGGTGAAAGGAAGGGGAAACTCCACATGGGGATATCCGAAGAAACCTTACCGGTTAAAGCTTGATAAGAAATCTGAGATTTGTGGTTTGGGAAAAGCGAAGAATTATGTATTACTGGCTAATCATATCGATCCTACCTTGATGCTTAACTCAGTTGCCTTCAAAGTCGGGCAATTGCTGAATATTCCTTTCACCAATCATGCCATTCCGGTGGATGTGGTTCTGAATGGCAAATACAAAGGTTCCTATCTACTGACGGAACAGATAGAAATCAAAGAAAATCGTGTGGATTTGGATGAGAATAACAGCGTGATGTGGGAGCTTGATTCCTATTTTGATGAAGATCCGAAATTCAAGTCCGAAGCATTCAATCTTCCGGTGATGGTGAAAGACCCTGATTTGACTACAGAGCAGTTTGAGTATTGGAAGAAAGATTTTAATGCATTTACCGTGCAGTTTGCAAAGGAGCCGTTAGAAGGAAATATGTATGTGGATATGATTGATATTGAATCAGTTGCAAAATATCTGATTACCTTTAATTTGGTACACAATATGGAGATTAACCATCCGAAAAGTATCTTTATTCATAAAGAGGGGAAGGGTAAGTATGTTATGGGACCGATTTGGGACTTTGACTGGGCGTATGATTACGAAGGTAAAGAGACACATTTCAGGAGTTATGAAACTCCGCTCTTTTCTGATGATATGAATGGAGTGGGAACCGCCTTTTTCCAACGCTTCCTACAAGATAGTCGGGTAAGGAAACTCTATAAAAACTTTTGGCAAGACTTTAAGTCAAATAAATTAAATGAGTTGTTGCAGTATATAGATGATCAGGCCAAGCTTATTAAACCATCTGTAACGAGAAATAGTGAATTATGGGAAAACACCCGTTCCTTTGATGCGAAAGTGATAGAACTGAAGAATTGGTTGAAAAATAGGGCAGAGTATATAGATGGTGAAGTAAATCAATACTGA
- the cysK gene encoding cysteine synthase A, with amino-acid sequence MEKIARKLTDLVGNTPLLELSNYNKSNGLKARLIVKIESFNPAGSVKDRVALAMIEDAEMKGVLTPGATIIEPTSGNTGVGLAFVAAAKGYKLILTMPDTMSVERRNLLKALGAELVLTPGADGMKGAIAKAEELKAATPGSVILQQFENPANPAMHLRTTGLEIWRDTEGKVDIFVAGVGTGGTISGVGEALKMRDPSVKAVAVEPADSPVLSGGKPGPHKIQGIGAGFVPKTYNASVVDEIIQVQNDDAIRTSRALAEEEGLLVGISSGAAVYAATELAKRPENEGKMIVALLPDTGERYLSTILYAFEEYPL; translated from the coding sequence ATGGAAAAGATTGCAAGGAAATTGACGGATTTGGTAGGTAACACTCCGTTGTTGGAACTAAGTAATTATAATAAGAGTAACGGCTTGAAGGCTCGTCTGATCGTGAAAATCGAATCATTCAATCCCGCGGGCAGTGTAAAAGACCGCGTGGCATTGGCAATGATTGAAGATGCCGAAATGAAAGGCGTCTTGACTCCCGGCGCAACGATCATCGAGCCTACCAGTGGAAATACGGGAGTAGGATTGGCATTCGTTGCTGCCGCCAAGGGGTACAAACTGATTTTGACGATGCCCGATACGATGAGCGTCGAACGTCGTAACCTTTTGAAAGCTCTGGGAGCGGAACTTGTGCTCACTCCCGGTGCCGACGGAATGAAAGGGGCGATTGCCAAAGCGGAAGAGTTGAAAGCTGCCACTCCGGGCAGCGTTATCTTACAGCAATTTGAAAATCCTGCTAATCCCGCTATGCATCTACGCACTACCGGACTGGAAATATGGAGAGATACCGAGGGGAAAGTCGATATCTTCGTTGCCGGTGTAGGTACTGGCGGGACAATTAGCGGAGTAGGAGAAGCATTGAAGATGCGCGATCCCAGTGTGAAGGCGGTGGCGGTAGAACCTGCCGACTCTCCGGTACTGTCCGGCGGAAAGCCCGGACCTCACAAGATTCAGGGAATCGGCGCCGGTTTCGTACCGAAGACTTATAATGCTTCTGTCGTAGATGAAATTATTCAGGTGCAGAATGACGACGCTATCCGTACCAGTCGTGCGCTGGCGGAGGAAGAAGGGCTGTTGGTCGGCATATCTTCGGGAGCAGCCGTCTATGCGGCTACCGAACTGGCGAAACGTCCCGAAAACGAAGGGAAGATGATCGTAGCCTTATTGCCCGATACGGGAGAGCGTTATTTATCTACTATCCTGTACGCGTTTGAAGAGTATCCTTTGTAA
- a CDS encoding cupin domain-containing protein translates to MKTRSEVFQFEKELKWEHPAPGIRRQIMGYDGQLMMVKVEFEKGAVGTLHEHYHSQATYVASGKFELTIGDRKEILSTGDGYYVAPDEPHGCVCLEAGVLIDTFSPMRADFLE, encoded by the coding sequence ATGAAAACGCGTAGTGAAGTTTTTCAGTTTGAGAAAGAGTTGAAATGGGAGCACCCCGCTCCGGGAATCCGTCGTCAGATAATGGGATACGACGGACAGTTGATGATGGTCAAGGTAGAATTTGAGAAAGGAGCGGTCGGTACGTTGCATGAACATTACCACAGTCAGGCTACCTACGTGGCAAGTGGAAAGTTTGAACTGACCATCGGCGACCGGAAAGAGATACTGTCGACCGGCGATGGCTACTATGTAGCACCCGACGAACCGCATGGATGCGTCTGTCTGGAAGCGGGAGTATTGATAGACACATTCAGTCCCATGCGGGCTGATTTTCTGGAATAG
- a CDS encoding glycoside hydrolase family 32 protein, with product MKTLSRTVLTLFVLSFSCLAAIAGEVSFKITKQYLNFPISHKENRGRMTFEVNGKPDLSVVIRLAPDEAEYWVFKDVSAFKGKTIKITYDGNEKGLSKIYQSDEIEGQAELYKEKNRPQFHFTTRRGWINDPNGLIYYEGEYHLFYQHNPFERDWENMHWGHAVSKDLIHWTELPDALYPDHLGTMFSGSAVIDYDNTAGFNKGKTPAMVAAFTAASSDRQVQGIAYSLDKGRTFTKYDKNPVINSKEKWNSQDTRDPKVFWYAPSKHWVLVLNERDGHSIYTSSNLKDWKYESHVTGFWECPELFELPVDGDKNHTKWVMYGATGTYMLGSFDGKVFTPEAGKYCYTTGSIYAAQTFTNIPASDGRRIQIGWGRISHPGMPFNGMMMLPTELTLRTTKDGIRLVNVPVKEVESLCKPLRSWKSLSSDEANRHLKEFYDADCLRIKTTIKLSHATDAGFNLFGQRMIGYDMNSNTLNGRFYSPQDPTSMELSADIYIDRTSIEVFIDGGLYSYSMERRPDTNNREGLHFWGNRIEVKDLQVFSVESIW from the coding sequence ATGAAGACATTAAGCAGAACTGTACTTACTCTTTTTGTTTTATCCTTCTCCTGTTTGGCAGCGATAGCCGGAGAAGTATCTTTTAAAATAACCAAGCAATATCTGAACTTCCCCATCTCCCATAAAGAGAACAGAGGAAGGATGACTTTTGAAGTAAACGGCAAGCCGGATTTATCCGTCGTTATCCGTCTGGCGCCGGATGAAGCGGAATACTGGGTGTTTAAAGATGTGTCGGCTTTCAAAGGAAAGACGATCAAGATAACCTACGACGGCAATGAGAAGGGATTGAGTAAAATATACCAGTCCGACGAAATCGAAGGACAAGCTGAACTGTATAAGGAAAAGAACCGTCCGCAATTCCACTTCACTACCCGGAGAGGCTGGATCAATGACCCTAACGGATTAATCTATTATGAGGGCGAATACCACCTGTTCTACCAGCACAATCCTTTCGAAAGAGACTGGGAGAATATGCACTGGGGCCATGCGGTCAGCAAGGACTTGATACACTGGACAGAATTACCGGACGCTCTGTATCCCGACCATTTAGGAACGATGTTCTCCGGTTCGGCAGTCATCGACTATGATAATACCGCCGGATTCAATAAAGGCAAGACTCCAGCCATGGTTGCCGCCTTCACTGCCGCCAGCAGTGACAGACAAGTGCAGGGGATAGCCTATAGCCTTGACAAAGGACGTACCTTCACGAAGTACGACAAGAATCCGGTGATCAACTCCAAGGAGAAATGGAACTCTCAGGACACACGCGACCCGAAAGTGTTCTGGTATGCGCCCTCCAAACATTGGGTACTGGTACTGAACGAGCGCGACGGACACTCCATTTATACCTCTTCCAATCTCAAAGACTGGAAATACGAGAGCCATGTTACAGGCTTTTGGGAATGTCCCGAATTGTTTGAACTGCCGGTTGACGGTGACAAGAACCATACGAAGTGGGTGATGTACGGTGCCACCGGTACGTATATGCTAGGCTCTTTCGACGGCAAGGTATTTACTCCCGAAGCCGGAAAATACTGCTATACCACCGGAAGTATCTATGCAGCCCAGACCTTTACCAATATTCCGGCAAGTGACGGCAGACGTATCCAGATAGGCTGGGGAAGAATCTCCCACCCCGGTATGCCTTTCAACGGAATGATGATGCTCCCCACCGAACTGACTTTGCGTACCACCAAAGACGGCATCCGCCTTGTCAACGTTCCCGTAAAGGAGGTCGAATCCTTGTGTAAGCCTCTTCGTTCCTGGAAATCTCTTTCTTCGGATGAGGCCAACCGCCATCTGAAAGAGTTTTATGATGCCGACTGTCTCCGCATTAAGACAACGATCAAACTCTCTCATGCCACGGATGCCGGATTCAACCTTTTCGGCCAGCGCATGATCGGCTACGACATGAACTCCAATACCCTGAACGGCCGTTTCTACTCTCCCCAAGACCCGACCAGCATGGAGTTGAGTGCCGATATTTACATTGACCGCACCTCTATCGAAGTATTTATCGACGGCGGACTGTATTCTTATTCCATGGAACGCCGCCCTGACACTAACAACAGAGAAGGACTCCACTTCTGGGGAAACCGTATCGAAGTGAAAGACCTGCAAGTCTTTTCCGTAGAATCCATTTGGTAG
- a CDS encoding ATP-binding protein: MFERGIIQLLAAWKTDVNRKPLVIHGARQVGKTWALKYFGQKYFEDVAYFSLDKDESGLCDIFKTTKDPERIIQQLSFLHGRKINPQTTLLILDEIQECNEALNSLKYFCEEAPEYAVACAGSLLGIYLNHIGNSFPVGKVNHLSMYPLTFTEFLNTKDPAMYQYMCSVKEIAPLPQIFFDKLREAFIAYSICGGMPEPASLMVDFNDMQKVDSSLRDILNDYALDFVKHTTPTLAPRINYVWNSLPSQLAKENRKFVYQLVRPGARAREYEDAILWLEQAGLVNKVVLSKSPRLPLKAYDDLSTFKLYALDIGLLRQLSELDASVLLLSTPGYTEYKGALAENYVLQSLTAQLQASFRYWTSGNKAEVDFLLQHGNHIYPVEVKADQNITGKSLIQYEKLYQPACRIRYSMLNLKQDGNLINIPLFLADKTKELLNNNVG; the protein is encoded by the coding sequence ATGTTTGAAAGAGGAATTATTCAGCTGTTAGCGGCTTGGAAAACGGATGTAAACAGGAAGCCTTTGGTTATTCATGGGGCGAGACAAGTGGGTAAGACGTGGGCTTTGAAGTATTTCGGTCAGAAATACTTTGAAGATGTTGCCTATTTTAGTCTGGATAAAGATGAAAGCGGACTTTGCGATATCTTTAAAACGACTAAAGACCCCGAACGCATTATACAGCAATTGTCCTTTTTGCATGGACGAAAAATTAATCCTCAGACTACTTTGCTGATATTGGATGAGATTCAGGAGTGCAATGAAGCGCTGAACTCTTTGAAATATTTCTGCGAAGAAGCACCCGAATATGCAGTGGCTTGCGCTGGTTCTTTACTTGGAATTTACCTGAATCACATAGGCAATTCCTTTCCGGTTGGAAAAGTAAATCATCTGTCTATGTATCCGCTGACTTTTACGGAGTTTCTGAATACGAAAGATCCGGCGATGTATCAATATATGTGCTCTGTCAAAGAAATAGCGCCTCTTCCCCAAATCTTCTTCGACAAACTGCGGGAAGCCTTCATTGCCTATTCTATTTGTGGCGGTATGCCCGAACCTGCTTCTTTGATGGTTGACTTTAATGATATGCAAAAAGTGGATTCATCGCTTCGGGATATATTGAATGACTATGCTCTGGATTTTGTGAAACATACTACACCTACGTTGGCGCCCCGTATCAATTATGTATGGAACTCTCTGCCCTCTCAATTGGCGAAAGAAAATCGTAAGTTTGTTTATCAACTGGTTCGTCCCGGAGCACGTGCGCGTGAATACGAAGATGCTATTTTATGGTTGGAACAAGCTGGTCTTGTCAACAAAGTAGTTTTGAGCAAGTCGCCTAGGCTGCCACTGAAAGCCTACGATGATTTGAGCACTTTTAAGCTCTATGCATTAGACATAGGGTTGTTGAGGCAATTGTCCGAACTGGATGCAAGTGTTTTGTTATTGTCCACTCCCGGATATACGGAATATAAAGGGGCATTGGCAGAGAATTATGTATTGCAAAGTCTTACAGCACAACTTCAGGCTTCGTTCCGTTACTGGACTTCCGGTAATAAAGCAGAAGTGGATTTTTTACTTCAGCATGGTAATCATATTTATCCGGTAGAAGTGAAAGCAGACCAGAATATAACAGGTAAAAGTCTGATTCAGTACGAGAAACTTTATCAACCTGCTTGCCGGATTCGATATTCGATGCTGAATTTGAAACAAGACGGCAATCTGATTAATATTCCTTTATTTCTTGCGGATAAGACGAAAGAGCTGCTGAATAATAACGTGGGATAA
- a CDS encoding alpha/beta hydrolase: MKKNCFLLLFLLCACLVQAQDTYRTDKDVPYISGSETDAYRLERCKLDVYYPENKKDFSTIVWFHGGGMEGGSKFVPRELTDQGFAVVAVNYRLSPKAKNPAYIEDAAEAVAWTFRNIEKYGGRKDRIFVSGHSAGGYLTLILAMDKKYMAAYGADADSVAAYLPVSGQTVTHFTIRKERGLPNGIPIIDEFAPVNKARKDTAPVVLITGDKNLEMADRYEENALLASVLKNIGNRKVSLYELQGFDHGQVLGPACYLIVNYVKRFK; encoded by the coding sequence ATGAAAAAGAATTGTTTTCTCCTTCTCTTTTTGCTTTGTGCCTGCCTCGTTCAGGCACAGGATACGTATCGTACCGACAAGGATGTACCTTACATTTCCGGCTCCGAAACAGATGCTTATCGTCTGGAACGTTGTAAATTGGATGTTTATTATCCCGAGAATAAAAAAGATTTTTCCACCATTGTATGGTTTCATGGCGGTGGTATGGAAGGAGGAAGTAAATTTGTTCCCAGGGAACTGACGGATCAAGGCTTTGCAGTAGTGGCGGTTAATTATCGTTTGAGTCCGAAAGCAAAGAATCCGGCTTATATAGAAGATGCCGCCGAAGCCGTGGCATGGACATTCCGGAATATCGAAAAGTATGGCGGTCGCAAGGATCGTATCTTTGTTTCCGGTCATTCGGCAGGAGGTTACCTTACGTTGATTCTGGCAATGGATAAGAAATACATGGCTGCATATGGAGCCGATGCGGATAGTGTAGCTGCCTATCTTCCGGTCAGCGGACAGACTGTCACTCATTTTACCATCCGCAAAGAACGTGGCCTGCCCAACGGAATCCCCATCATTGACGAATTTGCTCCGGTAAACAAGGCCCGCAAGGATACCGCCCCTGTTGTGCTGATTACGGGGGATAAGAATCTGGAAATGGCTGACCGGTACGAAGAGAATGCACTGCTGGCATCGGTATTGAAGAATATCGGCAATCGGAAAGTCTCTTTATATGAACTGCAAGGATTTGACCACGGACAGGTACTCGGTCCTGCCTGCTATCTGATCGTTAATTATGTGAAGAGGTTCAAGTAA